In Leptospira neocaledonica, the following are encoded in one genomic region:
- a CDS encoding toxin-antitoxin system YwqK family antitoxin translates to MRKNVSGGVQTTRYQDGEFDERWIFYFKTRQESEKLPPEIKPKTISEAAHFNFTFRKWEDLGIKNGKRLLYYGSGKSAGYIEVIDGKYEGEMVIYWPNKKIKKKVIYHNGQENGLAYFYNRRGQLLTTFTMRNGIVDGEACKYDKTGKIIFKGEAKHDRNFIERFGFLD, encoded by the coding sequence ATGCGCAAAAATGTATCTGGTGGTGTCCAAACAACTCGATATCAAGATGGAGAATTTGATGAGAGGTGGATATTTTACTTTAAAACTAGGCAAGAATCGGAAAAATTACCCCCCGAAATTAAGCCGAAAACCATTTCCGAAGCTGCTCACTTTAATTTCACATTTAGAAAATGGGAAGACCTTGGAATAAAGAATGGCAAGCGATTGTTATATTATGGGTCGGGGAAAAGTGCCGGTTATATTGAAGTTATAGATGGAAAGTATGAGGGCGAGATGGTGATTTATTGGCCGAATAAGAAAATTAAAAAGAAAGTAATATACCACAATGGCCAGGAAAATGGGCTTGCCTATTTTTATAACAGAAGAGGCCAATTATTGACCACTTTCACAATGCGAAATGGAATAGTTGATGGTGAAGCCTGTAAATATGATAAAACTGGAAAAATTATTTTTAAGGGAGAAGCTAAGCATGAT